Proteins co-encoded in one Kribbella solani genomic window:
- a CDS encoding TetR family transcriptional regulator: MSPVASRRNLPARSRTPSAQQTKSEQTELKLLQTATWLFSERGFHGTSIRDIADAAEVAVSALYYYTNSKDRLLEEIMRRSLGVLTSSAEAAVDGFGEPAERLALLVGSHAVFHARNPRSAAVTDHEFTALSGKVRREILGLRDNYEALWKSVCEAGVRDGTFAERGSVARLALLQMTTGIAHWYRARGELGVPELWEQFATMSLSLMGAERDGERLTFASLELPAAELLIDRAHLPIEPRRKPSGI; encoded by the coding sequence ATGAGCCCTGTCGCATCGCGCCGCAACCTGCCGGCGCGGTCGCGGACACCGTCCGCCCAGCAAACGAAGTCCGAGCAGACCGAGCTCAAGCTCCTGCAGACCGCCACCTGGCTGTTCTCCGAGCGTGGCTTTCACGGCACCAGCATCCGGGACATCGCGGACGCGGCGGAGGTCGCCGTCTCGGCGCTGTACTACTACACCAACTCGAAGGACCGGCTGCTCGAGGAGATCATGCGCCGCTCGCTCGGCGTGCTGACGTCGAGCGCGGAGGCGGCCGTCGACGGTTTCGGCGAGCCGGCCGAGCGACTCGCCCTGCTGGTCGGATCGCATGCCGTCTTCCATGCGCGCAACCCGCGCAGCGCGGCGGTCACCGATCATGAGTTCACCGCCCTGAGCGGCAAGGTACGGCGCGAGATCCTCGGCCTTCGGGACAACTACGAGGCGCTGTGGAAGTCGGTCTGTGAGGCCGGGGTCCGGGACGGCACGTTCGCCGAGCGGGGCTCGGTGGCGCGGCTCGCGCTGCTCCAGATGACCACCGGCATCGCGCACTGGTACCGGGCCCGCGGCGAGCTCGGCGTGCCGGAGCTCTGGGAGCAGTTCGCCACCATGAGCCTCTCGCTGATGGGCGCCGAGCGGGACGGCGAGCGGCTGACCTTCGCGTCGCTCGAGCTGCCCGCCGCGGAGCTGCTGATCGACCGGGCCCACCTCCCGATCGAGCCGCGCCGCAAGCCGAGCGGGATCTGA
- a CDS encoding aminotransferase class III-fold pyridoxal phosphate-dependent enzyme, translating to MTSSGELWSTVGDELAAQIAGRHFGISGTVRRLDGERDLNYRVSTDDGSRYVLKLHHPDSDPRELDLQNEVLRHLARSSVDLAPRVVSTASGQSIAQVEWVDGIRYARLLSWLDGVPWADSPATPERMTDLGRRLAEIDVALADFAHPADRRPELAWRITAAPQIAAQAMTMAGAIDESLRPVVARVVDRYTQHTRPALRGLPEQVVHHDANEHNILLDASGSVAGIIDFGDVVRVPRITELAVACAYAMQGHDDPIGAILPLVSGYDAIAPLGVAELDVLVDLIAVRLAMSVCMSARQLADDPANTYLGISQAGVRSALITLDGLDRELGTFRLRDHVGFEANPAARSVRQYFESGRAEPAPIVAAGTRPDVTTTHYGEQVTEGISLLREVAAVPDSPVYVPLDGVVFEVGDDRVATTHRTPDGTEFWTVIHGIVPGLEPGTAVERSQSIGRTGPAGRVGVQLATHRSGLTTPVRDGDADLWRSICPDPNLLIGDPDPGSVRPRRHSEDLARLRTVNFSRAMDISYRQPLHIVRGEGAYLFDRDGNRWLDLVNNVCHVGHAHPRVTAAAHRQATVLNTNTRYLHESIVEYARRIVELMPDPLRVCFFVNSGSEANDLALRLAAAHTGSRDVLVLDHAYHGNLSSLIGLSPYKFARSGGEGPPGTTWVCELPDVYRGRLRAGRDQDLAKGYAVSVDDRLSELHAAGRSPAAFFVESLQSCGGQIVLPDGYLRQTFAAVRAAGGICVADEVQVGLGRVGSHLWGFEMQGAVPDIVTLGKPLGNGHPLAAVITTPEVARSFETGMEWFNTFGGNPVSAEVGLSVLDVLRDEGLQANAAAVGDRMLSGLRELAARHSLIGDVRGAGLFIGIELSHDDRRPAAAEAAAVKEAAKRRGVLLSTDGPDGNVLKIKPPLVLSAAGCDHFLEVFDAALGAGEFTPASP from the coding sequence GTGACATCCAGTGGCGAGTTGTGGTCCACGGTCGGGGACGAGCTGGCGGCGCAGATCGCCGGCCGGCACTTCGGTATCAGCGGGACGGTCCGGCGGCTCGACGGCGAGCGCGACCTCAACTACCGGGTCAGTACGGACGACGGCAGCAGGTATGTACTGAAGCTGCACCACCCGGACAGCGACCCGCGGGAACTCGACCTCCAGAACGAGGTCCTGCGGCATCTCGCCCGGTCGTCCGTCGACCTGGCGCCGCGCGTCGTCAGCACGGCGAGCGGCCAGTCGATCGCCCAGGTCGAGTGGGTGGACGGCATCCGGTACGCGCGGCTGCTCTCCTGGCTGGACGGCGTGCCGTGGGCAGATTCACCAGCGACGCCGGAGCGGATGACCGATCTCGGCCGCCGGCTGGCCGAGATCGACGTCGCCCTGGCGGACTTCGCGCATCCCGCCGACCGGCGGCCGGAGCTGGCCTGGCGGATCACGGCGGCGCCGCAAATCGCGGCGCAGGCCATGACGATGGCCGGCGCGATCGACGAGTCGCTGCGACCGGTCGTCGCGCGCGTCGTCGATCGGTACACCCAGCACACCCGCCCGGCCTTGCGCGGGCTGCCCGAGCAGGTCGTCCACCACGACGCGAACGAGCACAACATCCTGCTCGACGCGTCCGGGTCCGTGGCGGGCATCATCGACTTCGGCGATGTCGTCCGGGTGCCACGGATCACCGAACTGGCGGTTGCCTGCGCGTACGCGATGCAAGGTCACGACGATCCGATCGGCGCGATCCTGCCGCTGGTGAGTGGGTACGACGCGATCGCGCCGCTCGGCGTGGCCGAGCTCGACGTGCTGGTCGACCTGATCGCGGTCCGGCTGGCGATGAGCGTGTGCATGTCGGCCCGGCAGCTCGCCGACGATCCCGCGAACACATACCTCGGCATCAGCCAGGCCGGCGTCAGGTCCGCACTGATCACGCTCGACGGTCTGGATCGCGAGCTGGGTACTTTCCGGCTCCGCGATCACGTCGGGTTCGAAGCGAATCCGGCGGCGCGGAGCGTGCGGCAGTACTTCGAATCGGGACGGGCCGAACCTGCACCGATCGTGGCTGCCGGCACCCGGCCGGATGTGACGACAACGCATTACGGCGAACAGGTCACCGAAGGCATCAGCCTGCTTCGAGAGGTTGCGGCCGTCCCGGATTCGCCGGTGTACGTCCCGCTGGACGGCGTGGTGTTCGAGGTAGGTGATGACCGCGTCGCGACCACGCACCGTACGCCGGACGGCACCGAGTTCTGGACCGTCATCCACGGCATCGTGCCGGGGCTGGAGCCTGGAACCGCTGTCGAGCGGTCGCAATCGATCGGCCGGACCGGGCCGGCCGGACGCGTCGGCGTTCAGTTGGCCACGCATCGATCCGGGCTGACCACGCCGGTACGCGACGGTGATGCCGATCTGTGGCGGAGTATCTGCCCCGACCCCAATCTGTTGATCGGAGATCCCGACCCAGGCTCCGTACGCCCGCGCCGTCACTCCGAAGACCTGGCTCGATTGCGAACGGTGAACTTCAGCCGGGCGATGGACATCTCGTACCGGCAGCCGCTGCACATCGTCCGCGGCGAAGGTGCGTATCTGTTCGACCGCGACGGCAATCGGTGGCTAGATCTGGTGAACAACGTCTGCCATGTCGGGCACGCGCACCCGCGCGTCACCGCGGCGGCGCACCGGCAGGCGACCGTCCTGAACACCAACACCCGGTACCTGCACGAGTCGATCGTCGAGTACGCGCGCCGGATCGTGGAGTTGATGCCCGACCCGTTGCGGGTGTGCTTCTTCGTCAACTCGGGCTCGGAGGCCAACGACCTCGCGCTCCGGCTCGCCGCGGCGCATACCGGCTCCCGGGACGTACTGGTGCTGGATCACGCCTATCACGGCAACCTGTCGTCGCTGATCGGCCTGAGTCCGTACAAGTTCGCCCGCTCCGGGGGAGAGGGCCCGCCGGGTACGACGTGGGTCTGCGAGCTTCCCGATGTGTACCGCGGCCGGCTGCGCGCGGGTCGCGATCAGGACCTCGCGAAGGGGTACGCCGTTTCGGTGGACGACCGCCTGTCGGAACTCCATGCAGCAGGCCGATCACCGGCGGCGTTCTTCGTCGAGTCCTTGCAGAGTTGCGGCGGCCAGATCGTGCTTCCCGACGGGTACCTGCGGCAGACCTTCGCCGCGGTCCGGGCGGCGGGCGGAATCTGTGTGGCCGACGAGGTGCAAGTCGGGCTGGGCCGGGTCGGTTCGCACCTGTGGGGCTTCGAGATGCAGGGCGCCGTTCCGGACATCGTCACGCTCGGCAAGCCGCTCGGCAACGGTCATCCGCTCGCGGCGGTGATCACGACGCCGGAGGTCGCGCGGTCGTTCGAGACCGGGATGGAGTGGTTCAACACCTTCGGTGGTAACCCGGTGTCGGCCGAGGTGGGACTGAGCGTGCTCGATGTACTGCGGGACGAGGGATTACAGGCGAATGCCGCCGCGGTCGGGGACCGGATGCTCTCTGGCTTGCGGGAGCTGGCGGCGCGGCATTCGCTGATCGGTGACGTTCGCGGCGCGGGTCTGTTCATCGGTATCGAACTCAGCCACGACGACCGCCGGCCGGCCGCCGCCGAGGCGGCCGCGGTCAAGGAGGCGGCCAAGCGTCGTGGCGTGCTGCTGTCGACCGACGGGCCGGACGGGAACGTGCTGAAGATCAAGCCACCTCTCGTCCTGAGCGCGGCCGGCTGCGACCATTTCCTGGAGGTCTTCGACGCCGCTCTCGGCGCGGGCGAATTCACTCCGGCGAGTCCTTGA
- a CDS encoding ABC transporter substrate-binding protein codes for MRTERARRPAAVAVVLLLTASCGFRSADAPAGSAVATQQLVTTTAAGTEAVDSITWALYRDPTSIDPITTGDYPELTVTSLLCESLFRQQPDGSLGPGLATKIDYPDPLKAVITLRQGVTFSDGTPMTAADVVFSIGRNRDPKAGGYWAPVFARVKSVVATDDHTVQLTLTEPDYWLQSALSFAAGDIVSKAAVTRAGKTYGTPKGGAVCTGPYKLKKWQPGDALTVERNDRYWNADVRPRVREIKFKGIPDESTLASGLQTGEVDGAYLELPVSSLDQLKKSEAVRIYRGPSFLVDAFIVADTDRGILKDPRVRQALSLAFDRDSYITSLYRGTAQPSRALGSPGTWGAQKATFEAAWQRLPEPTVDIAKAKSLIEAAGVSGQTITIGMSSEINKLVTEANAFKSAAEKIGLKVKLTSFSANAYGSLFLDQKARAQVDGFFTTNFPNWADPARLYATLAVPGAEQDYGAYRNPEVAGLLQKARGSADPATRADLTVQAQDILVKELPWIPIVAPDTVLVLNKKLSGATVSSQHFSAPWATGLGGVK; via the coding sequence ATGAGAACTGAGCGCGCGAGGCGACCGGCCGCGGTGGCCGTGGTCCTGCTGCTGACGGCAAGCTGTGGGTTCCGGAGCGCGGACGCTCCGGCCGGCTCGGCCGTCGCGACCCAGCAGCTGGTGACGACCACGGCGGCCGGAACGGAAGCCGTCGACTCGATCACCTGGGCGCTGTACCGGGATCCGACGTCGATCGATCCGATCACCACCGGGGACTACCCCGAGCTGACCGTCACGAGCCTACTCTGCGAGTCACTGTTCCGTCAGCAACCTGATGGCTCGCTGGGCCCGGGACTTGCCACCAAGATCGACTACCCGGACCCGCTGAAGGCCGTGATCACGCTGCGCCAGGGCGTGACCTTCTCGGACGGTACGCCGATGACGGCGGCGGATGTTGTCTTCAGCATCGGCCGGAACCGGGATCCGAAGGCCGGTGGCTACTGGGCGCCGGTGTTCGCGCGGGTGAAGTCAGTGGTCGCGACCGACGACCACACCGTGCAGCTGACGCTGACCGAGCCCGACTACTGGCTGCAGTCCGCCCTCTCGTTCGCGGCCGGCGACATCGTCTCGAAAGCGGCGGTCACCCGGGCCGGCAAGACGTACGGAACGCCCAAGGGCGGCGCGGTGTGTACGGGACCGTACAAGCTGAAGAAATGGCAGCCCGGCGATGCGCTCACGGTCGAGCGCAACGACAGGTACTGGAACGCTGACGTAAGGCCACGGGTCCGCGAGATCAAGTTCAAGGGCATTCCGGACGAGTCGACGCTGGCCTCCGGTCTCCAGACCGGCGAGGTCGACGGCGCGTACCTCGAACTGCCGGTGTCTTCACTCGATCAGCTCAAGAAGAGCGAGGCGGTACGGATCTATCGTGGACCGTCCTTCCTGGTCGACGCCTTCATCGTCGCCGACACGGACCGGGGCATTCTGAAGGACCCGCGCGTCCGGCAGGCACTCTCGCTGGCCTTCGACCGGGACAGCTACATCACCTCCCTGTACCGCGGGACCGCGCAGCCGTCGCGCGCGCTCGGCAGCCCGGGGACCTGGGGTGCGCAGAAGGCGACCTTCGAGGCCGCCTGGCAGCGACTGCCCGAGCCCACTGTCGACATCGCCAAGGCCAAGTCGCTGATCGAGGCGGCCGGAGTGTCCGGTCAGACCATCACGATCGGGATGAGCAGCGAGATCAACAAGCTGGTGACCGAGGCCAACGCGTTCAAGTCCGCGGCCGAGAAGATCGGCCTGAAGGTCAAGCTGACCTCGTTCTCGGCGAACGCGTACGGCTCGCTGTTCCTTGATCAGAAGGCCCGGGCGCAGGTCGACGGGTTCTTCACCACCAACTTCCCGAACTGGGCCGATCCGGCCCGGCTGTACGCGACGCTGGCGGTTCCGGGCGCGGAGCAGGACTACGGCGCGTACCGGAACCCCGAGGTGGCGGGTCTGCTGCAGAAGGCGCGCGGTTCGGCGGACCCGGCGACGCGCGCCGACCTGACCGTGCAGGCGCAGGACATCCTGGTCAAGGAGCTGCCCTGGATCCCGATCGTGGCACCGGACACCGTTCTGGTCCTGAACAAGAAGTTGTCTGGGGCAACGGTCTCGTCCCAGCACTTCTCCGCCCCGTGGGCGACCGGCCTGGGCGGCGTGAAATAG
- a CDS encoding ABC transporter permease — protein MARYLVRRAVMLVVTLVVSSFVVFSGASLAPGNPLSALAGGRSLPPETIAVLEERYRLGDPFLVRYFAWVGDALHGNLGMSIALRQDVSSLIAARAGTTAELVLYATVIMIVVGVGLGLIAALRPGKVDSAVVVLTAVVVAVPPFVAAIVLIVFLSVGLGWFPAFGGGSGVLGTIHHLTLPAIALAAAATASVARITRTTVKDQLSREHVQTAISRGLPYGTVVRRHALRNALVPIVTLTGITTASMIALAAVVERAFSLNGLGAYLVEATLSKDLAVVQGICLVLVTTFVVVNTLVDVLAAALDPRINLGAGQ, from the coding sequence ATGGCGCGCTACCTGGTCCGGCGGGCGGTGATGCTCGTCGTGACCCTTGTGGTGTCGAGCTTCGTCGTCTTCTCCGGCGCCTCGCTGGCGCCGGGCAACCCGCTGTCCGCGCTGGCCGGTGGCCGATCGCTTCCGCCCGAGACGATTGCCGTCCTCGAGGAGCGGTACCGGCTGGGTGATCCGTTCCTGGTCCGGTACTTCGCCTGGGTCGGAGACGCGCTGCACGGCAATCTCGGGATGTCGATCGCCCTCCGGCAGGACGTTTCGTCGCTGATCGCGGCCCGGGCGGGTACGACCGCCGAGCTGGTCCTGTACGCGACCGTCATCATGATCGTGGTCGGTGTCGGGCTCGGACTGATCGCGGCACTCCGGCCCGGAAAGGTCGACTCGGCCGTCGTCGTACTGACGGCCGTCGTCGTCGCCGTCCCGCCGTTCGTGGCCGCGATCGTGCTGATCGTTTTCCTGTCCGTCGGTCTCGGGTGGTTTCCCGCGTTCGGCGGCGGCAGCGGCGTACTCGGCACGATCCACCACCTGACCCTGCCCGCGATCGCGCTGGCGGCTGCCGCGACGGCGTCGGTCGCCCGGATCACCCGGACGACGGTCAAGGACCAGCTGTCGCGCGAACACGTCCAGACCGCGATCAGTCGCGGCCTGCCGTACGGAACGGTCGTCCGTCGGCACGCCTTGCGGAACGCGCTGGTGCCGATCGTGACGCTGACCGGGATCACCACGGCGTCGATGATCGCGCTGGCGGCAGTGGTCGAACGGGCCTTCAGCCTGAACGGGCTCGGCGCCTATCTGGTCGAGGCAACGCTGTCGAAGGATCTCGCGGTGGTGCAGGGCATTTGTCTGGTTCTGGTGACTACGTTCGTCGTGGTCAACACCCTGGTCGACGTACTCGCCGCCGCTCTGGATCCGCGGATCAACCTGGGAGCTGGTCAATGA
- a CDS encoding ABC transporter permease, with amino-acid sequence MSVLRSGAPVVIRLRRGGGSRWGVLGWISFLVIGLALVAAVAGPALTSQDPNDSDLARAFTAPAPGHPLGFDSQGRDLLARLLVGARSSLLGPLGVVALSMAVAIVVAISCAWFGGWFDSIVSAALEVMFSFPGILLAVLAAAVFGAGLGTAVLALSVAYVPYASRLLRSAALSERRKPYIQALEIQGAPATTICLRHLVPNLLPLIAAQSTLFFGYAMVDLAILSYFGLGVQFPDADWGVMVGTGQTGVLQGYPAESLTAGCLIVALVVSFNVLGERMSQRGPQRRTRRLPGLLLPRRDV; translated from the coding sequence ATGAGTGTGCTGCGAAGTGGCGCGCCGGTCGTGATACGGCTCCGGCGCGGCGGCGGATCCCGCTGGGGCGTACTCGGCTGGATCTCGTTCTTGGTGATCGGACTGGCGTTGGTCGCGGCCGTGGCCGGGCCGGCGCTCACGTCCCAGGACCCGAACGACAGCGACCTGGCGCGGGCGTTCACGGCTCCGGCGCCGGGGCATCCGCTCGGGTTCGACAGTCAGGGCCGTGACTTGCTTGCGCGCTTGCTGGTGGGTGCGCGCAGCTCCCTGCTCGGGCCGCTGGGCGTCGTCGCGCTCAGTATGGCGGTCGCGATCGTGGTCGCCATCTCCTGCGCCTGGTTCGGTGGATGGTTCGACTCGATCGTTTCGGCCGCCCTCGAAGTGATGTTCTCCTTCCCCGGGATCCTGCTCGCCGTTCTCGCGGCGGCGGTGTTCGGCGCGGGTCTGGGAACCGCGGTGCTCGCGTTGTCGGTCGCGTACGTGCCGTACGCGTCGAGGTTGTTGCGGAGCGCGGCGTTGTCGGAGCGGCGCAAACCGTACATTCAGGCGCTCGAGATCCAGGGTGCTCCGGCGACAACTATTTGCCTACGGCATCTGGTGCCGAACCTGCTCCCGCTGATCGCGGCGCAGTCGACCCTGTTCTTCGGGTACGCGATGGTGGACCTGGCGATCCTGTCGTACTTCGGTCTGGGCGTGCAGTTCCCGGACGCGGACTGGGGAGTCATGGTCGGGACCGGACAGACCGGCGTACTGCAGGGTTACCCGGCGGAGTCGCTCACCGCCGGTTGCCTGATCGTCGCGCTCGTTGTCTCGTTCAACGTCCTCGGCGAGCGGATGTCGCAGCGCGGACCACAGCGGCGTACGCGGCGTCTTCCGGGACTCCTGCTGCCGAGACGGGACGTGTGA
- a CDS encoding ABC transporter ATP-binding protein yields MTELLEVSGLNVALEVDGESRPVLRDVSFRIGKGETVGLVGESGSGKSMTARAVARLLPAGAEVRGSIRFGGLSVAELTGSDLRRYRSRVGMVFQDPRAHINPVRTVGDFLTEALRLNRKVRRSDAEERAVRMLGEVGIADGARRLRQYPHELSGGLLQRVMIASVLLSEPELVLADEPTTALDVTTQSEVMAILQELSDELGLAMLFITHDLELAAAVCDRTVVMYAGQVMETQTSECLQNRPLHPYTSALMASRPSLTGPRERPHAVPGRPLSAFEVDLGCPFAPRCTHADELCLAEAPGIRSIDDGEVACHHVDELRKTSR; encoded by the coding sequence ATGACGGAGCTGCTGGAAGTTTCCGGACTGAATGTCGCGCTGGAGGTCGACGGGGAATCCCGGCCGGTACTGCGCGACGTCTCGTTCCGGATCGGCAAGGGTGAAACGGTCGGGCTGGTCGGCGAATCAGGTTCGGGCAAGTCGATGACTGCCCGGGCGGTGGCGCGGCTGCTTCCCGCGGGCGCCGAGGTACGCGGCTCGATCCGCTTCGGGGGACTGTCGGTCGCGGAGCTGACCGGGTCCGACCTGCGCAGGTACCGGTCGCGGGTCGGGATGGTGTTCCAGGACCCGCGGGCGCACATCAACCCGGTCCGTACGGTCGGCGACTTCCTGACCGAGGCGTTGCGGCTGAACCGGAAGGTCAGGCGTTCCGATGCCGAGGAACGCGCCGTGCGGATGCTCGGTGAGGTCGGTATCGCGGACGGTGCGCGGCGGTTGCGCCAGTACCCGCATGAGCTTTCCGGTGGCCTGTTGCAGCGGGTGATGATCGCTTCGGTGCTGCTCAGCGAGCCCGAACTCGTCCTCGCCGACGAGCCGACGACCGCGCTCGACGTCACCACCCAGTCCGAGGTGATGGCGATCCTGCAGGAGCTCAGTGACGAGCTGGGACTGGCGATGCTCTTCATCACCCACGACCTGGAGCTGGCCGCGGCGGTCTGCGACCGCACGGTCGTCATGTACGCCGGGCAGGTGATGGAGACGCAGACGTCGGAATGCTTGCAGAATCGCCCGCTGCATCCCTACACGTCGGCGCTGATGGCCTCCCGGCCGAGCCTGACCGGTCCGCGGGAACGACCACATGCCGTACCCGGACGACCGTTGTCCGCGTTCGAGGTCGACCTGGGCTGCCCGTTCGCGCCGAGGTGTACGCACGCCGACGAACTGTGCTTGGCGGAGGCACCCGGTATCCGCTCGATCGACGACGGCGAGGTGGCGTGTCATCACGTCGACGAACTGAGGAAGACGAGCCGATGA
- a CDS encoding ABC transporter ATP-binding protein, which produces MTEPILEVAELHKQFGAVTAVNHVSFALAPGESLAIVGESGSGKTTVAKLVVGLEAATSGRIVACGSDRSTPARSAKERRRRGRNVQMVFQDPYLSLDPRQTPAAAIDEVLRLHTTYDTSTRGRRTQELAGLVGLDDRQLHALPARLSGGQRQRVAIARALAAEPQVLILDEAVAALDVSIQAQVLGLLADIRAQTGVAYLFISHDLAVVRQVSDRIAVMKGGEIVEAGETLGTLDHPRHPYTRLLRDSVPGPGWKPSRRPVDLPEEAR; this is translated from the coding sequence ATGACCGAACCGATCTTGGAAGTTGCCGAGCTGCACAAGCAGTTCGGCGCGGTGACGGCGGTGAACCACGTCAGCTTCGCGCTGGCGCCGGGTGAATCGCTCGCCATCGTGGGCGAATCCGGGTCCGGAAAGACGACGGTCGCGAAGCTGGTGGTCGGCCTGGAGGCGGCGACCTCGGGAAGAATCGTTGCCTGCGGCAGCGATCGGTCCACGCCGGCCCGGTCGGCCAAGGAGCGCCGGCGGCGGGGCCGGAACGTCCAGATGGTGTTCCAGGACCCGTACCTGAGCCTGGACCCGCGACAGACCCCGGCCGCGGCGATCGACGAGGTGCTCCGGCTGCACACCACGTACGACACCAGCACCCGCGGACGCCGTACGCAAGAGCTCGCCGGCCTCGTCGGCCTCGACGACCGGCAGCTGCACGCGCTGCCGGCCCGGCTGTCCGGTGGTCAGCGCCAGCGGGTCGCGATCGCCCGGGCGCTGGCCGCCGAACCCCAGGTGCTCATCCTGGACGAGGCGGTGGCGGCACTCGACGTTTCGATCCAGGCGCAGGTCCTCGGTCTGCTGGCCGACATCCGGGCACAGACCGGTGTCGCGTACCTCTTCATCAGCCACGACCTCGCCGTGGTCCGGCAGGTGTCCGACCGGATCGCGGTGATGAAGGGCGGCGAGATCGTCGAGGCCGGCGAGACGCTCGGCACCTTGGACCACCCGCGCCATCCGTACACCCGATTGTTGCGTGACAGCGTTCCCGGACCTGGCTGGAAGCCCAGCCGCCGTCCGGTCGACCTGCCTGAGGAGGCACGATGA
- a CDS encoding amidase: MTVNTTPAPPAPLGMAEHGWPSATELADQIRTGRLASVAVTRRYLDRIEAINPELNAFCRVEAAAALQAAAEVDEAVARGDELPPFAGVPIAIKDLHPVRGWELCSASNAVGNVVMDDDAVAVRALRNAGFVFVGATTSPEFGTVSVTESARHGVTRSPWDVKRSPGGSSGGTAAAVASGMLPLGHGSDGAGSIREPASFCGLVGMKPSRGLVPGDAMFMEGFATEGVLTRTVEDTAALLDVFAAEPGVGWYRHPAQPVPYRQRAAEDPGRLRIAFSTRPAFPTWVDPAAVARGRQAAELVAALGHDVVERDIPGLDQDWFQAHFDIIYATGSAEVEIEDESAVEPLNRTLREAGRRTDSIDYVRAVIELQLAARQMYTLWDDVDILLTPTNPVLAPGEGALWQGQGADPWLPLRRAEETAALTVIANVLGLPAISIPLVEARDGMPLGTQLIGGRNDDGTVLALAGQLERAYPWRHRYPAGVTL; this comes from the coding sequence ATGACTGTCAATACCACCCCTGCTCCGCCGGCCCCGCTTGGGATGGCGGAGCACGGATGGCCGTCGGCGACCGAGCTGGCCGACCAGATCCGGACCGGCCGGCTGGCGTCGGTCGCGGTGACCCGCCGCTACCTGGACCGCATCGAGGCCATCAACCCGGAGTTGAACGCCTTCTGCCGGGTCGAGGCCGCCGCTGCCCTGCAGGCGGCCGCCGAGGTCGACGAGGCCGTTGCCCGAGGCGACGAACTGCCACCGTTCGCCGGGGTGCCGATCGCGATCAAGGACCTGCATCCGGTTCGCGGCTGGGAGCTGTGCAGCGCCTCGAACGCCGTCGGCAACGTGGTGATGGACGATGACGCGGTCGCGGTACGGGCGCTGCGGAACGCCGGCTTCGTCTTCGTCGGCGCGACCACCTCGCCCGAGTTCGGTACCGTCTCGGTGACCGAGTCGGCCCGGCATGGCGTCACCCGCAGCCCCTGGGACGTGAAGCGCAGCCCGGGTGGTTCGAGCGGAGGCACCGCGGCGGCCGTTGCCTCAGGCATGCTTCCGCTCGGGCACGGGTCGGACGGCGCCGGCTCGATCCGGGAACCGGCCAGTTTCTGCGGTCTGGTCGGCATGAAGCCGAGCCGCGGTCTCGTGCCGGGGGACGCGATGTTCATGGAAGGCTTCGCCACCGAAGGGGTGCTGACGCGTACGGTCGAGGACACGGCGGCGTTGCTGGACGTGTTCGCGGCCGAGCCGGGCGTCGGTTGGTACCGGCATCCGGCGCAGCCCGTTCCGTACCGGCAACGCGCCGCTGAGGACCCGGGCCGGTTGCGGATCGCGTTCAGTACCCGGCCGGCCTTCCCGACCTGGGTCGACCCGGCCGCCGTGGCCCGCGGCCGGCAGGCGGCCGAGCTGGTCGCCGCGCTCGGCCACGACGTCGTCGAGCGTGACATTCCCGGGCTCGACCAGGACTGGTTCCAGGCCCACTTCGACATCATCTACGCGACCGGTTCCGCCGAGGTCGAGATCGAGGACGAGTCGGCGGTCGAGCCGTTGAACCGTACGTTGCGCGAAGCGGGGCGGCGGACCGACTCGATCGACTACGTCCGGGCCGTGATCGAGCTGCAGCTGGCGGCCCGGCAGATGTACACGTTGTGGGACGACGTGGACATCCTGCTGACCCCGACCAATCCGGTGCTCGCGCCGGGGGAGGGGGCATTGTGGCAAGGGCAGGGTGCCGATCCGTGGTTGCCGCTGCGGCGGGCCGAGGAGACGGCGGCGCTGACGGTGATCGCGAACGTGCTCGGCCTGCCGGCGATCTCGATCCCGTTGGTGGAAGCCCGCGACGGGATGCCGCTCGGGACCCAGCTGATCGGTGGCCGCAACGACGACGGCACCGTGCTGGCGCTGGCCGGTCAGCTCGAGCGTGCGTACCCCTGGCGGCACCGCTACCCGGCCGGCGTGACGCTGTGA